AACCGGCGCAACGCTTCGAGCTTCCGGTCGTCCACGGGCAGTCGCTTTCGCGCGGCGTCCACCGCGGCCGTGGGAGCCTTCACCATGGCGGCGATTGTGGAGTGGGCTGCGACGCAGTAGGGGCAGCCGTTTTCGGCGCTTACGGCGATAGCGATTATCTGCTGCTCAGCCGGAGTGAGCCGGGCCCGGTCGAGCGCGCCGGCGATGCCCAGATAGGCTCCGAGCGCCGCCGGGGACTCGGCGAGTACGCCGAGCAAGTTCGGGACGAACCCGTAGGTTTGACGGGCGGCCTCGAGGAGCGGGCGGGATGCCTCCGGGGCCGTGGCGAGAGTGTGGACCGGGAACGACATGGCGGGTCTCCTGGAATAAGTCAGTTGGATAACTTACTCCCTCTTAACGCGCCACCACTCGCTTTGGTTCCCGTCCCCCGCGCACCTCCGCCGCCAGCGCCCGCATCCGTTCCCGCAGTACGCCGGGGTCGCGCAGGCCCTGCGCGATCTGCGCCGC
The DNA window shown above is from Gemmatimonadales bacterium and carries:
- a CDS encoding carboxymuconolactone decarboxylase family protein translates to MSFPVHTLATAPEASRPLLEAARQTYGFVPNLLGVLAESPAALGAYLGIAGALDRARLTPAEQQIIAIAVSAENGCPYCVAAHSTIAAMVKAPTAAVDAARKRLPVDDRKLEALRRFAVAVVRARGRLNDGDLKTFQEAGYDRGHALDVFALVALKTLSNYVNHLADTPLDDAFAPQRWDLSVGA